From one Ferrovibrio sp. MS7 genomic stretch:
- a CDS encoding TRAP transporter small permease subunit has product MSASRLESAARKLDFLVEHCGRLASWTGFALVLVMAFNVLLRYGFRTGSVAMQELEWHLMAPVSLLCMAYAIKHEGHVRVDILYGRFSPKMQQVVEFISCLAAVALCVIVIKLSFGYVEQSYRIGEKSPDPGGLPYRFILKAMIPAGFVLLLLQSLAATCRALIPLLGGPPSQNKPDQELEHAA; this is encoded by the coding sequence ATGTCTGCCTCCCGTCTGGAGTCCGCCGCCCGCAAGCTCGATTTTCTTGTCGAGCATTGCGGGCGGCTTGCATCCTGGACCGGCTTTGCGCTGGTCCTGGTCATGGCCTTCAATGTGCTGCTGCGTTACGGCTTCCGCACCGGATCCGTGGCGATGCAGGAGCTTGAATGGCATCTGATGGCGCCGGTCTCGCTGCTCTGCATGGCTTATGCGATCAAGCATGAAGGTCATGTCCGGGTGGATATTCTCTATGGCCGCTTCTCCCCGAAAATGCAGCAGGTGGTGGAATTCATCTCCTGCCTTGCCGCCGTGGCGCTCTGCGTCATCGTCATCAAGCTGAGCTTCGGCTATGTCGAGCAATCCTACCGCATCGGCGAGAAATCGCCCGATCCCGGTGGCCTGCCATACCGCTTCATCCTCAAGGCGATGATCCCGGCCGGTTTCGTGCTGCTGCTGCTGCAAAGTCTGGCGGCCACCTGTCGCGCCCTGATCCCTTTGCTTGGCGGCCCACCATCGCAGAACAAGCCTGATCAAGAGTTGGAACATGCCGCTTAA
- a CDS encoding TRAP transporter large permease, with protein MPLNEILAISCIVSFFLLLAVGVPVALTLAISGFFFGYLGFGALLFNLLPARIFGVTANYTLIAIPLFVFMGMMLEKSKIANDLMEVIGHLSGGLRGGMGIGIVLVGVLMGATTGIVGATIVTLGLLTLPTLLRRGYNKSIACGTICASGTLGQIIPPSTIIILLADILGQSVGTLFAAAVFPGLMLSGIFCIFLLVLGMVKPEMVPPIPAEERFAMSRQELLQKTLKVGLPPIALVLAVLGSIIAGVAAPTEAASMGALGSILVAAISGRLNWQMLKETVYATGRITASMMFILICAQVFALAFRGLQGEQLVHDFFKIVPGGITGVLWFMMFLIFILGFFIEWIEISYIVVPLFLPILQAANVDLVWVATLIALNLQTSFLTPPFGWALFYLRGVAPPQVTTLDIYKGVVPFIGLQLIALVIVFFNPTIATWLPKAIGW; from the coding sequence ATGCCGCTTAACGAAATCCTGGCTATTTCCTGTATCGTTTCGTTTTTCCTGTTGTTAGCCGTGGGTGTGCCGGTTGCGCTGACGCTGGCGATCAGCGGTTTCTTTTTCGGCTATCTCGGTTTCGGCGCGTTGCTGTTCAATCTGCTGCCGGCGCGCATCTTCGGGGTAACGGCCAATTATACCCTGATCGCCATTCCGCTTTTCGTCTTCATGGGCATGATGCTGGAGAAGTCGAAGATCGCGAATGACCTGATGGAGGTGATCGGCCATCTCTCCGGCGGCTTGCGCGGCGGCATGGGCATCGGCATCGTGCTGGTTGGCGTACTGATGGGCGCCACTACCGGCATTGTCGGTGCCACCATCGTCACGCTGGGCCTGCTGACGTTGCCCACATTGCTGCGGCGCGGCTACAACAAGTCCATCGCCTGCGGCACCATCTGCGCCTCGGGCACGCTCGGCCAGATCATCCCGCCCAGCACGATCATCATCCTGCTCGCCGATATTCTCGGCCAGTCGGTCGGCACACTGTTTGCCGCCGCCGTGTTCCCGGGCCTGATGCTGTCTGGCATCTTCTGCATTTTCCTGCTGGTACTCGGCATGGTGAAGCCGGAAATGGTGCCGCCGATTCCGGCCGAGGAACGCTTCGCCATGAGCCGGCAGGAATTGCTGCAAAAGACCCTCAAAGTAGGCCTGCCGCCTATCGCCCTGGTGCTGGCGGTGCTGGGTTCCATCATCGCCGGCGTTGCGGCGCCGACGGAAGCCGCCTCCATGGGGGCGCTGGGTTCCATCCTTGTGGCGGCGATTTCCGGCCGCCTGAACTGGCAGATGCTGAAGGAAACGGTCTATGCCACCGGCCGCATCACCGCCTCGATGATGTTCATCCTGATCTGCGCCCAGGTTTTCGCCCTGGCTTTCCGTGGTCTGCAAGGCGAGCAACTGGTGCATGATTTCTTCAAGATCGTGCCCGGCGGCATCACCGGCGTGCTGTGGTTCATGATGTTCCTGATCTTTATCCTCGGCTTCTTCATCGAATGGATTGAGATCAGCTACATTGTCGTACCGCTATTCCTGCCGATCCTGCAGGCGGCGAATGTCGATCTGGTCTGGGTAGCCACCCTGATCGCCCTCAATCTGCAGACTTCGTTCCTGACACCACCCTTCGGCTGGGCCCTGTTCTACCTGCGTGGCGTCGCTCCGCCGCAGGTTACGACCCTTGACATCTACAAGGGCGTGGTCCCATTCATCGGGCTGCAATTGATCGCGCTGGTCATCGTCTTCTTCAACCCCACCATCGCCACCTGGCTGCCCAAGGCCATCGGCTGGTAG
- the hpxZ gene encoding oxalurate catabolism protein HpxZ: MSLEINIPEVLAEVQAQFARYEKALTGNDVAVLDELFWNSPHTLRYGVTENLHGYAAIAAFRSSRPSAGLERTIYNTVITTYGRDFATANTEFQRANSTKTGRQSQTWMRTPEGWRVISAHVSLLDAPKT, from the coding sequence ATGAGCCTGGAAATCAATATCCCCGAGGTGCTGGCGGAAGTGCAGGCGCAGTTCGCCCGCTACGAAAAGGCGCTGACCGGCAACGATGTGGCAGTGCTGGACGAACTGTTCTGGAACAGCCCGCATACGTTGCGCTATGGCGTCACCGAGAACCTGCATGGCTACGCGGCCATTGCCGCTTTCCGTTCTTCGCGTCCATCAGCGGGCCTGGAGCGTACGATCTATAATACGGTGATCACCACCTATGGCCGCGACTTCGCCACGGCCAATACCGAATTCCAGCGGGCGAACAGCACCAAGACTGGCCGTCAGAGCCAGACCTGGATGCGCACGCCCGAGGGCTGGCGGGTGATTTCCGCCCATGTCAGCCTGCTCGACGCCCCGAAAACCTGA
- a CDS encoding AtzE family amidohydrolase, with protein MIDHTSTAAEIAAAVSTGKVSAAEAVEVSLARIRATNPQLNGFIDITAERARAKAKAVDAAKVRGEVLGPLAGVPFGVKNLFDIAGLPTLAGSKINRDHAPAKQDGTLVRRMEAAGAVLVGGLNMGEYAYDFTGENSHYGPSRNPHDPNRMSGGSSGGSGTAVAAGMVPVSLGSDTNGSIRVPSSLCGLFGLKPTFGRLSRHGSFMFVASIDHLGPLARSTADLALSYDAMQGPDAEDPACAQRAIEPAFPELDKGIDGLRIAVADDYFASGGEPYAHAAVEAFAKALGVTRRVTVPEAKRGRSAAYVITAHEGANLHRQRLRERPQDFDPDTRDRFFAGLMLPGDWYVQAQRFRRWYRARLLEMFKDVDVLLAPATPCSAPLLGQKMMTIAGVEMPVRANLGIFTQPISFAGLPVVATPYADARPLPIGVQVIAAPWREDLALRVARQLEKIGIASSRVA; from the coding sequence ATGATCGACCATACCAGCACGGCTGCTGAAATCGCCGCTGCCGTCTCCACCGGCAAGGTCAGTGCGGCGGAAGCGGTGGAAGTATCGCTCGCCCGTATCAGGGCCACCAATCCGCAGCTTAACGGCTTCATCGACATCACGGCTGAACGCGCCCGCGCCAAGGCCAAGGCCGTGGATGCGGCGAAGGTGCGCGGCGAGGTGCTCGGCCCGCTCGCCGGTGTGCCTTTTGGCGTCAAGAACCTGTTCGATATCGCCGGGCTGCCGACGCTGGCCGGTTCCAAGATCAACCGCGACCATGCCCCGGCCAAGCAGGACGGCACCCTGGTGCGCCGCATGGAAGCCGCCGGCGCGGTGCTGGTCGGTGGCCTCAACATGGGCGAATACGCCTATGATTTCACCGGCGAGAACAGCCATTACGGGCCCTCGCGCAATCCGCATGACCCGAACCGTATGTCGGGTGGCTCGTCCGGCGGTTCGGGCACGGCGGTGGCTGCCGGCATGGTGCCGGTAAGCCTCGGCTCCGATACCAATGGCTCGATCCGTGTGCCCTCCTCGCTGTGCGGCCTGTTTGGCCTCAAGCCGACCTTTGGCCGGCTGTCGCGCCATGGCAGCTTCATGTTCGTTGCCAGCATTGATCATCTCGGGCCCCTGGCACGCAGCACCGCCGACCTGGCCCTGAGCTACGATGCCATGCAGGGGCCGGATGCCGAGGATCCGGCCTGCGCCCAGCGTGCCATTGAGCCGGCCTTCCCGGAACTGGATAAGGGCATCGATGGCCTGCGCATCGCCGTGGCCGATGATTATTTCGCCAGCGGTGGCGAGCCCTATGCCCATGCGGCGGTGGAAGCCTTCGCCAAGGCGCTGGGCGTGACGCGGCGCGTCACGGTGCCGGAAGCCAAGCGCGGTCGCTCGGCGGCCTATGTCATCACCGCCCATGAAGGCGCCAACCTGCATCGCCAGCGCCTGCGCGAGCGACCGCAGGATTTCGACCCCGATACACGCGACCGCTTCTTCGCCGGCCTGATGCTGCCCGGCGACTGGTATGTGCAGGCGCAGCGTTTCCGTCGCTGGTATCGTGCGCGGCTCTTGGAAATGTTCAAGGACGTGGATGTGCTGCTGGCGCCGGCGACGCCTTGTTCGGCGCCTTTGCTGGGCCAGAAGATGATGACAATCGCGGGTGTCGAGATGCCGGTACGGGCCAATCTCGGCATCTTCACGCAGCCGATTTCCTTTGCCGGCCTGCCGGTGGTGGCGACGCCCTATGCCGATGCCCGGCCGCTGCCGATCGGCGTGCAGGTGATCGCGGCGCCCTGGCGCGAGGACCTGGCCCTGCGCGTGGCGCGGCAACTGGAAAAGATCGGTATTGCTTCGTCGAGGGTGGCATGA
- a CDS encoding ABC transporter permease, with the protein MLRLISKRLVSAIPSIIGVLIVTFLLTRALPGDPAVYFAGPAASQEAIEQIRKALGLDKSLPEQFVVYVKDLVRGNLGNSIATGRPVVEEIATRLPASLELTLIGLIVSVGIAVPLGIAAATRPGSWIDHSCRVITTAGVSLPAFFSGLLLIYVLYYLLGWAPAPLGRLDIYASTPPHVTGLYLVDSLLARDGETFVSALKQLALPAFTLAFFTLAPLARMTRASMLEVLSSDFIRTARASGLSKTKVIYGYAFRNAMLPVITTLGMVFSFLLGANVLVEKVFSWPGIGTFAIEALIASDYAPIQGFVLTMAMLYVALNLLIDILYIVIDPRVGFES; encoded by the coding sequence ATGCTGCGGCTGATCAGCAAAAGGTTGGTGAGTGCCATCCCGAGCATCATCGGGGTGCTGATCGTCACCTTCCTGCTCACCCGCGCCTTGCCCGGCGACCCGGCGGTGTATTTCGCCGGGCCCGCCGCCAGCCAGGAGGCCATCGAACAGATCCGCAAGGCGCTCGGGTTGGACAAGAGCCTGCCCGAGCAGTTCGTGGTCTATGTGAAGGATCTGGTACGCGGCAATCTTGGCAACTCCATTGCCACCGGTCGCCCGGTGGTGGAGGAGATCGCCACGCGCCTGCCGGCATCGCTTGAACTGACCTTGATCGGCCTGATCGTTTCTGTCGGCATCGCGGTGCCGCTCGGCATCGCGGCGGCAACACGGCCAGGGTCATGGATCGACCATAGCTGCCGAGTCATCACCACGGCGGGCGTCAGTCTGCCGGCCTTCTTCAGCGGCCTACTGCTGATCTATGTGCTTTACTATCTGCTCGGCTGGGCGCCGGCACCACTTGGCCGGCTCGATATTTATGCCTCCACGCCGCCGCATGTCACTGGCCTGTATCTGGTCGACAGCCTGCTGGCGCGCGATGGCGAAACCTTCGTCTCGGCGCTGAAGCAGTTGGCGCTGCCGGCCTTCACGCTGGCCTTCTTTACCCTGGCACCGCTGGCGCGCATGACGCGCGCCTCGATGCTGGAAGTGCTGAGCAGCGATTTCATCCGCACCGCACGGGCCAGCGGCCTGTCGAAAACCAAGGTGATCTACGGCTATGCCTTCCGCAACGCCATGCTGCCGGTGATTACCACGCTGGGCATGGTGTTCTCCTTTCTGCTCGGTGCCAATGTGCTGGTGGAGAAGGTGTTCTCCTGGCCCGGCATCGGCACGTTTGCCATCGAGGCACTGATCGCTTCCGATTACGCCCCGATCCAGGGCTTCGTGCTCACCATGGCGATGCTCTATGTGGCACTGAACCTGCTGATCGACATCCTCTACATCGTGATCGACCCGCGCGTCGGTTTCGAATCATGA
- a CDS encoding sulfite exporter TauE/SafE family protein, translated as MSLDLSQVLLFGALLLAAGAVAGITAGLLGVGGGIVIVPVLWHLFSALGIDEDVRMHVAVGTSLASIIATSVSSVRSHHKRGAVDFTLLKSWGPWIFFGVLCGTALASYVRGPVLSAVFATVALVVSLHMGFAKPEWRLAESLPKGAPKALLAGTIGTISAMMGIGGGTLSVPILSLFGYPIHRAVGTAAAIGFIIGIPGAIGFVLAGWNVPGLPPFSLGYISLIGFALIFPTSTLLAPYGAKLAHGLNTRNLKRVFAVFLGFTALRMFYDLLT; from the coding sequence ATGTCGCTCGATCTCAGTCAGGTTCTGTTGTTTGGCGCGCTGCTGCTCGCCGCCGGTGCGGTGGCGGGCATCACCGCCGGCCTGCTCGGGGTTGGCGGCGGTATCGTCATCGTGCCGGTGTTGTGGCACCTGTTCTCGGCCCTTGGCATCGACGAGGATGTGCGCATGCATGTCGCGGTCGGCACCTCGCTGGCCTCGATCATCGCCACCTCGGTTTCCTCGGTCCGGTCGCATCACAAGCGCGGCGCGGTGGATTTCACCCTGCTGAAAAGCTGGGGACCGTGGATTTTCTTTGGCGTGCTCTGTGGCACCGCGCTGGCGAGCTATGTGCGCGGCCCGGTGCTCAGCGCCGTTTTCGCCACCGTGGCTTTGGTCGTGTCGTTGCATATGGGTTTCGCCAAGCCGGAATGGCGACTTGCGGAAAGCCTGCCGAAGGGGGCGCCGAAAGCCCTGCTGGCCGGTACCATCGGCACCATCTCGGCCATGATGGGCATTGGTGGCGGCACGTTGAGCGTGCCGATCCTGTCGCTGTTCGGTTATCCGATCCACCGCGCGGTGGGCACTGCCGCTGCCATCGGTTTCATCATCGGCATTCCCGGCGCCATCGGTTTCGTGCTGGCGGGCTGGAATGTGCCTGGCCTGCCGCCATTCTCCCTGGGCTATATCAGCCTGATCGGCTTCGCCCTGATCTTCCCGACCTCGACCTTGCTGGCACCCTATGGCGCCAAGCTGGCGCATGGTCTCAATACCCGCAATCTCAAGCGTGTCTTCGCCGTCTTCCTCGGCTTCACGGCGTTGCGCATGTTCTACGACCTGCTCACCTGA
- a CDS encoding ABC transporter ATP-binding protein: MTDAPAPLLDIASLYKLFPVGQKPGLFARARGADKPVAKLHAVDNVSFQVARGETMGLVGESGCGKSTLVRLITRLLDPSDGSIRLNGEEIGHMPAKGFGSSPYRPRVQMVFQDATDSLNPRYTAFDAIADPIHRLKPMPKDKLKPRVEELAELCGLPVALLSRFPHQLSGGQKARVGIARAIAVDPELLILDEPTAALDVSVQVVILQLLETLKQKLGMSYLFVSHDLNVVRLLCDRVMVMYLGKIVEIGPAESVFRNPRHPYTKALLSAIPHFDPGVETQRVRLGGEPRSPIDPSPNVCRFYGRCPKGDSACETTMPELRAMAAGHQAACHKATPDPDLMREVA, translated from the coding sequence ATGACCGACGCCCCCGCTCCCCTGCTCGATATCGCCTCGCTTTACAAGCTGTTTCCGGTCGGGCAGAAGCCTGGCCTGTTTGCCCGTGCCCGCGGCGCCGACAAGCCGGTGGCCAAGCTGCATGCAGTGGATAATGTCAGCTTCCAGGTCGCGCGCGGCGAAACGATGGGCCTGGTTGGCGAGTCCGGCTGCGGCAAGTCGACTTTGGTCCGCCTGATCACTCGCCTGCTCGACCCCAGCGATGGCAGCATCCGGCTGAACGGCGAGGAAATCGGCCATATGCCGGCCAAGGGTTTCGGCTCCAGCCCCTATCGGCCGCGCGTGCAGATGGTGTTTCAGGATGCCACCGACAGCCTTAATCCACGTTACACCGCCTTCGATGCCATCGCCGATCCGATCCATCGCCTGAAGCCCATGCCCAAGGATAAGCTGAAGCCGCGCGTCGAGGAACTGGCCGAGCTCTGCGGCTTGCCTGTAGCCTTGCTCAGCCGCTTCCCGCATCAGCTTTCCGGCGGCCAGAAGGCGCGCGTCGGCATTGCCCGCGCCATCGCCGTGGACCCGGAATTGCTGATCCTGGATGAGCCGACGGCGGCACTCGACGTGTCGGTGCAGGTGGTGATCCTGCAATTGCTCGAGACCCTGAAGCAGAAGCTCGGCATGAGCTATCTGTTCGTCAGCCACGACCTCAATGTGGTGCGGCTGCTCTGCGACCGCGTCATGGTGATGTATCTCGGCAAGATCGTGGAAATCGGGCCGGCGGAATCGGTGTTCCGCAATCCGCGCCATCCCTATACCAAGGCCTTGCTTTCGGCGATCCCGCATTTCGATCCCGGGGTGGAGACGCAGCGGGTGCGGCTGGGCGGCGAGCCGCGCAGCCCGATTGATCCGTCGCCGAATGTCTGCCGCTTTTATGGCCGCTGCCCGAAAGGCGATAGCGCTTGCGAAACCACCATGCCAGAATTGCGTGCCATGGCGGCGGGCCATCAGGCCGCCTGCCACAAGGCAACGCCAGACCCGGATTTGATGCGTGAGGTAGCGTAA
- a CDS encoding DUF4089 domain-containing protein has translation MAEFDAEAYLDQALALTGLELDPAYRPGVIDNLKRSAAIAKVYLDFPLPDDVEPAATYVP, from the coding sequence ATGGCTGAATTCGATGCGGAAGCTTATCTCGATCAGGCTCTGGCGCTGACCGGCCTGGAACTCGATCCGGCCTATCGCCCGGGCGTGATCGATAACCTCAAGCGCTCAGCGGCCATCGCCAAGGTTTATCTCGATTTTCCGCTGCCCGACGATGTCGAGCCGGCGGCGACCTATGTGCCATGA
- a CDS encoding TRAP transporter substrate-binding protein — MTRKTSINRRSLVKAGLAGAAVGGFAMPNVVAAQSRTFQWKMTNAYGPGSPFYVAGPGSPTDFCEMVKKMSGGRLTIQHFAAGELIPALEGFDAVSKGVVEMNAANSYFWAGKIPAAQYFTVVPFGLNFQGQTAWIYHGGGQKLWEELYAPFDLVPMAMGNTGVQMTGWYRKPVTSVDDYKGLKMRIPGLAGKVYAALGVDVKLLPGGEIFPALERGVIDAAEFVGPYQDRRLGLQKAAKYYYTTGWHEPSNVTELIVNKKAFESLPADLQEIVRVAAAACNTISHTWCEATNAEALDDLVKNQGVTAQPLPVSIVAKLKEVTEAVLNDGAAKDPSIKKVHDAFMAFKANHDKWAGISEAVYQGQIRGQLSKA; from the coding sequence ATGACCCGCAAGACCTCGATCAACCGCCGTTCGCTCGTCAAGGCCGGCCTGGCCGGCGCCGCTGTCGGCGGTTTCGCCATGCCCAATGTTGTTGCCGCGCAGTCGCGGACCTTCCAGTGGAAGATGACCAACGCTTACGGTCCGGGTTCGCCCTTCTATGTCGCTGGCCCCGGCAGCCCCACCGATTTCTGCGAAATGGTCAAGAAGATGTCGGGCGGCCGCCTGACGATCCAGCATTTCGCCGCTGGCGAACTGATCCCGGCGCTGGAGGGCTTCGATGCGGTGTCCAAGGGTGTGGTGGAGATGAATGCCGCCAACAGCTACTTCTGGGCCGGCAAGATTCCTGCCGCACAGTATTTCACCGTGGTGCCGTTCGGCCTGAATTTCCAGGGCCAGACCGCGTGGATCTACCATGGTGGCGGTCAGAAGCTGTGGGAAGAACTCTACGCGCCGTTCGATCTGGTGCCGATGGCGATGGGCAATACCGGCGTGCAGATGACCGGCTGGTACCGCAAGCCGGTGACCAGTGTGGATGACTACAAGGGCCTGAAGATGCGCATCCCGGGCCTGGCGGGCAAGGTCTATGCCGCGCTCGGCGTCGACGTGAAGCTGTTGCCTGGCGGCGAAATCTTCCCGGCACTGGAACGTGGCGTGATCGACGCGGCCGAATTCGTCGGCCCCTACCAGGACCGCCGCCTCGGCCTGCAGAAGGCAGCGAAATACTACTACACCACGGGCTGGCACGAGCCGTCCAACGTCACCGAACTGATTGTCAACAAGAAGGCCTTCGAGTCACTGCCGGCCGACCTGCAGGAAATCGTGCGTGTCGCCGCCGCCGCCTGCAATACCATCAGCCACACTTGGTGCGAGGCGACCAATGCCGAGGCGCTGGACGATCTGGTGAAGAACCAAGGCGTCACGGCGCAGCCGCTGCCGGTCTCGATCGTCGCCAAGCTGAAGGAAGTGACCGAAGCGGTGCTGAACGATGGCGCGGCCAAGGACCCGTCGATCAAGAAAGTGCACGATGCCTTCATGGCATTCAAGGCTAACCACGATAAGTGGGCCGGCATCTCGGAAGCCGTCTATCAGGGCCAGATTCGCGGTCAGTTGAGCAAGGCGTAA
- a CDS encoding ABC transporter ATP-binding protein translates to MTAVPLLSVTDLSVDFRTRSGIVKALDRVDFDIHKGEMVAIVGESGSGKSVTAYTVMGILDPAGKVTTGSAVFGGLDLLQASEGALRELRGREMSMIFQNPRVALNPIRRVGQQIADVLIEHGGVTHAEAPKRAIDMLQKVRIPDPERRAKAYPFELSGGMCQRIMIAIALACQPKLLIADEPTTGLDVTTQAVIMDLVQELGQAQGMATVLITHDLGMAAEYCDRIVVMHAGHVVESAPTVELFRNPRHPYTAKLIAATPRPTASLASLASIPGSLPDLRAESIPPCRYSLRCERKLANCERSLPKQQRGDGGLVACWNPL, encoded by the coding sequence ATGACAGCCGTTCCTCTGCTCTCCGTTACCGACCTCAGTGTCGATTTCCGCACCCGCTCAGGCATCGTGAAAGCGCTCGACCGTGTCGATTTCGATATTCACAAGGGCGAGATGGTGGCGATTGTCGGCGAGTCCGGTTCGGGCAAGTCGGTGACGGCCTATACCGTGATGGGCATTCTCGATCCCGCCGGCAAGGTCACTACCGGCAGTGCAGTGTTCGGTGGTCTCGACCTGCTGCAAGCCAGCGAGGGTGCGCTGCGCGAATTGCGCGGCCGCGAGATGTCGATGATCTTCCAGAATCCGCGCGTGGCACTGAACCCGATCCGCCGGGTGGGGCAGCAGATTGCCGATGTGCTGATCGAGCATGGCGGCGTCACCCATGCCGAGGCACCGAAACGCGCCATCGATATGTTGCAGAAAGTGCGCATCCCCGATCCGGAACGCCGCGCCAAGGCCTATCCTTTCGAGCTTTCCGGCGGCATGTGCCAGCGCATCATGATCGCCATTGCGCTCGCCTGCCAGCCGAAGCTGCTGATCGCCGACGAACCGACCACCGGCCTGGATGTGACCACCCAGGCGGTGATCATGGATCTGGTGCAGGAACTCGGCCAGGCCCAGGGCATGGCGACCGTGCTGATCACCCATGATCTCGGCATGGCGGCGGAATACTGCGACCGCATCGTGGTGATGCATGCCGGCCATGTGGTGGAAAGCGCACCGACGGTGGAACTGTTCCGCAATCCACGCCATCCCTACACGGCCAAGCTGATCGCCGCCACGCCGCGCCCCACCGCCTCGCTGGCAAGCCTGGCCTCGATTCCCGGCTCGCTGCCCGATCTGCGCGCCGAAAGCATTCCGCCCTGCCGCTACAGCCTGCGTTGCGAACGCAAGCTGGCCAATTGCGAGCGTTCGCTGCCCAAGCAGCAGCGCGGCGATGGCGGCCTCGTTGCCTGCTGGAATCCGCTATGA
- a CDS encoding ABC transporter permease, whose amino-acid sequence MNATLKHIRYVITENPVTLFAFSLFFLLLFAAIFGPLLAPYDPLATDASRALKPPSAQFWFGTDALGRDIFSRVLVATRLDLTIAFAAVILTFGIGAIAGIAAGYFGGWPDRIVGRIGDTIMAFPLFVLAMGIVAALGNTVGNIVIATAIINMPLYARVARAEANVRRNAGFIEAARLSGNSEGRILFMHILPNILPILMVQCSLTMGYAILNAAGLSFIGLGIAPPTPEWGILVAEGAQFIISGEWWVALFPGLALMLAVFCFNLLGDGLRDIVDPRRRT is encoded by the coding sequence ATGAACGCCACGCTGAAGCATATTCGTTACGTGATCACCGAAAACCCGGTGACGCTGTTCGCCTTCAGCCTGTTTTTCCTGCTGCTCTTCGCGGCCATCTTCGGGCCGCTGCTGGCGCCCTATGACCCGCTGGCCACCGATGCCAGCCGGGCGCTGAAGCCGCCCTCGGCGCAATTCTGGTTCGGCACCGATGCTTTGGGCCGCGATATTTTCAGCCGCGTGCTGGTGGCGACAAGGCTTGATCTCACCATCGCTTTCGCCGCCGTGATCCTCACCTTCGGCATCGGCGCCATTGCCGGCATCGCGGCGGGCTATTTCGGTGGCTGGCCAGACCGCATCGTCGGGCGCATCGGCGATACCATCATGGCCTTCCCGCTCTTCGTGCTGGCCATGGGCATCGTCGCGGCTCTGGGCAACACGGTGGGCAATATCGTGATCGCCACCGCGATCATCAATATGCCGCTCTATGCCCGTGTCGCCCGCGCCGAAGCCAATGTGCGGCGCAATGCCGGCTTCATCGAGGCGGCGCGGCTTTCCGGCAATTCGGAAGGCCGCATCCTGTTCATGCATATCCTGCCCAACATCCTGCCGATCCTGATGGTGCAATGCTCGCTCACCATGGGCTATGCCATCCTGAATGCGGCGGGCCTGAGCTTCATCGGCCTCGGCATCGCGCCGCCGACGCCGGAATGGGGCATCCTGGTGGCGGAAGGGGCGCAGTTCATCATCTCCGGCGAATGGTGGGTGGCGCTGTTTCCAGGCCTTGCCCTGATGCTGGCGGTGTTCTGCTTCAACCTGCTCGGCGATGGTCTGCGCGATATTGTCGATCCCCGGAGGCGCACATGA